Genomic DNA from Pedobacter africanus:
TGAGGTATATATTCAAAAATGAACTTTATTATGTTCAAAAGTGAGTCGTGCTGAGCCTGCTTGCCTGCGTATCTTTATGTAAACTGTAAAGAAAGGAGGAAACATGAATAAACTGTTACTTGAACTTCACTTGAATGCAAAAAACAGCGGTAAGCTTGTTTTAAAAAGCCCGGGGCAATTATTGCGCTTAAAAAAGCTGGACAATGCAATGCCCCTTGTGGCCAGCCTGCACCAGCTGAGCAAGGCCATTGATGCCGGGGCTGTACAAAATTGCGGCTATGAACTGAGAGACATCAATGGCAAAGAGTGGCTACTGGAATGCAAAGTGATAAGGGGGCTTGTGGATCTGCAGCTGTGGTTTCAGAGCCTGGATTTGAACGAACAGCTCCAAACCTTATTTAACTGGCGCGGCCCTGTGAGGGAATTTGTTAGCGCCATTAATGGTATGATTGAAAGAATGCCAAAATACAGGTTTGCATTTTGGTGAAATTATAGCTGATATCGTTGCTAACCACAGCTTAAAAAAGGTTTGCAAACGTCTATAAACCCATTAAAATTTTTTGATTATGGGAATTCAACACTTAGGAGCCTTTGGTGGCTTCGTGAACAAAACCGGGGCCCTGGTAGGGCACAGGACAGGGGGGCAGAATGTAATTACGGCCATTCCGCATCCTTCAAATAAACCCCCAACAACGGCGCAGTTAAACCAGCGCGCCAAATTTAGGTTATTGGGGAGTTTTTTACGCCGGATGACCGTTTTGATTAGGGTAGGCTTTGAGGAATCCCGCCTGCAAAAGCAGTCTGCTTTTAGCGCGGCCTTTAAAGAAAACTACTACAATGCGATTACTGGTGTAGCGCCAAACTTTACCATTAATTACCCCATGCTAGTGTATAGTAAAGGTATACTTAGTGGACCTTATACTGCAAGCGCACTGGCAGTTGCAGGCTCTAAAATTGAAGTGACCTGGACTGCACAGATTGCAACGGGCGTTGGTGAGGCAACAGACAAAATTACTGTTGTGGCTTACAACCCTGCAAAGAAACAATTTGCAATGCTGGCGGGGGCGGCTTTAAGGTCTGCTTTAACTTTTAACCTGCAGGTACCGCCAGACTGGGCTGGCGACGGATGCCATGTATGGGCAAGTATGGTAAGTACTGACGGTAAAAAGGCAAGTGACAGCCAGTACCTGGGCTTACATACAATTCTTTAATTAATAGGGTGCCTTTTTTAGGCACCCTTAATTCCACATTTAATTGAACAAACGATGAAAGAGTTATTGATAAACAGGGGGATATTTTTTCTGCGCAGCATAACGCAAGCAAAAAAAGAGCACCATGTGCTGGGTTTGCTACTGGTACTCTGGGTGGCCATTAGCCTGTTTTTTAGCAGCCCGGAAATGACCGCAGGAATTAACCAGACCATGCCGCTGCTGCTTGTAATTGGGCTGTTAACCTACCTGATCTTACTGGAAACCAGTTTATGGTTATTTAACAGGTTCCTGATCCGTATGGGCTATCCATCTTTACAGGAAATGGTATCACAATTTAAACAGCTGGAAGAATGGCAACAATTAATTTTTTTATGGGCATCGTATGCCTTGGTGTTATTAACTGGCACAGCCTGCATAGCCACAGTTTTATAACTTTTAAAACTTACAATTATGAAAAAGAGAATAATAGGCAAAACGTCATCGAAATTGCCAGAAAAGAAATCGGTATTAGGGAAACTGCTGAAAATAGCGGCCCGAGAATCAATCAATATCTTGCTTGCGTGGGTTTTAAAAAAGCTGCGCCCTGGTGTGCAGCTTTTTGCTCGTGGTGTTTCAGGCAAGCAGGTTTAGCCAGGCCACGGACAGCCTGGAGCCCAGGGCTTTTTACGCCGGCAAGAACGGTTAAAACGGCCAAGGCCGCGCTGGTGATGGGAATTTATTTTCCATCACTGCAGCGCATAGGGCACTGTGGTATTGTGGAGCGGGTGCAGGGCAGCCTGGTGTTTTGCATTGAAGGGAACACCAATGTGGCCGGCAGCCGCGAAGGGGATGCGGTGTTGCGCAAAGCAAGGCATTACCGAAGCATTGCTAAATATGCGGAATGGTTATAGCTTGAAAAACATGAAGTTATGGGTGTTTTAAGGAAGGGCATATTTGATGGTTTTGAAAACAAAACCGGGGCTTTGATTGGGCGGAGGGTGAAAGGCAAAAATGTGATTAGCGCAGTTCCGCACAGCGCTGCAAAAACCAGAACGCCTGCCCAGCTTGATCAACAATTGCAATTTAAGCGCGTGGTGGCGTTTATGAGAAGCTTTAACGAGTTGATTGCAATTGGCTTTGCAAAGGGAAAAAACAAAGGAAATGCTTTTAATGCAGCTGTAAAGTTTAATTACAAACACCTTATTGGTGGAACAAGCGACCAGGCAGGGATAGCCTGCCAGAAGCTGGTATACAGCCGGGGCTGTCTTGCCGGGCCGCTTGCTCCGCTGATTAGCCTGGGCACTGATGAAATTTGGGTAAGCTGGCAGCAGGACAGGCAACACCTGTTTAACCTGGGCTCAGACAAAGCCAGCTTTTTGGTGTATTGCCCGGAAAAAAATCTGGTATTGAAGTTTGTGGATGTTGAAAGGAGGGCTGCACTGGCCTATAGCATTAACCTACCGCCAGGTACAACTGGCGCCCAATGCTATGTGTTTATGAGTTTTAGAAGTGCAGATGGCAAAAATGTAAGCGACAGCAGGTTTATAGGATTAATTAATATTTAAGTTATGGCAGTATATAACAAGGGCATTTTTGGTGCCTGTAAAGGGAAAATTGGCAAGCTTGTATTTTATGAGCTAAATGGTAAACAAGTGGTGCGCACGCAGGGCAAACACAACCGGCAGGCAACCGTGCTGCAACTGCAGAACAGGGCCGAGTTGAATGCGGTGATGCAATTTTTAAAGCCCATACGGGAGTTTGTTAATGCCGGCTTCGAAAAGGCCGCCAGGGGCAGCACAAAATCGGCCTACAATGTAGCCGTATCTTACAATAAACGAAATGCAGTAACCGGTACCTACCCGGATGTAACGATTAGATATGAAAGTGCAGGGCTAACTGAGGGAACCATGAACCGGGCTGACGCACCTGCTGTAGAACTAACTACGGCCGGCCTGAGCTTTAGCTGGGCCTGCCCGCCCGATTTACCATGGCCCAGGCCCAATGATCAGGTAATGCTTTTGGCTTACTTTCCGGAACTGCAAAGTGCCGAATATATATTGTATGGTGTAGCCAGATTTGAATGTGCAGCCATTTTGAGTTTGCCTGCCGCTTTGTTAACTGAACATATGGAGGTATATATTTCTTTTATAGCACAGGACAGGAAACAGGTTGCGAATAGCAGCTATTTAGGGAGGTTTAATTAAGACGAAGGATTGGCACCTCATGCAGTTATAAGATAATATAATTTTTTTTAGTGTCGACTGGATGGCTTGTGCTTACCAATTGTATTAGTTATAAAAACAACGTATAATGGAAAATTTATAAGCACTTAAAATCATAAAACATGAAAAATCAAAAAAGTAAGCTCCCAGCACAAAAAACAAAAACTTTGTATTCTTTTAAAAAATCAATCGTTGTCTCGTCCTAAAAAAACTTTACAGGCATTAATCGTGTGGGTATTATTGGTGGCCGCATTTGTGATTTTTATGTTGTTCTTGATCATCAGGTATTTAAGAAGTTGAAAGATTTATCCATTTATCTGATATGCTAAGGCGTTAAAAAAACAATCCTATCGTCACGGCTATCGAGACTATGGCGGTGAAAGAAATCTGGTCATCACAGCCTGGGGTTCATAAAATAGTTTCTATTAATTTAATATAATTTCCGGCATCATATGCCTTTCACTCATTTCATCAAGATAAAGTCGATCAATATGTTCCAGTAATCTTTTAAAATCAGCATCTGTAATATTCAAAACAGAGTGGTAAATAACCTCACATAAATGCTGATCGTTATAAGATTCAACTAAGAACTTTACCAGTGTGAGTTCATTTTCGATAGCCTGGTCATATACACGGATCGATATTTTTTTATTGAAGCCTATAGTCTGGAAAGATGTGTTAAAGAAGCCAAAGTGCTGCTGATAGCTTAATGACCTGGTATTTATAATCACTCTTTCTTTGCCCAAAAGGTTCCATAAAGTATATTTAAGGGTAAAAAATTCCAGTACAGAAAAAGCAAGGGCGGCAACAATTATACCCTCAATGAATGAAATAATGAACGCATAGCAATATCTGCCACAAAAGGGTTTGGTACTACTTCTGTGCCTGCAAACTATAAATTATCAAGGCAATTTAAGCGATAACAATAGCTATATTTAGCCTTACCATTCATTTTATATGAAATCAGATCTGGAAGAATTAATTGAGGCTTGTGAAAACGAGAAAGCAGAACTCGAAAAACAGATTTCCGAGTATGCTTCGGAAGGCGATTACTTATATGCCTATCACCATCAAAAAGGCCTGAAAAAGCTTAATGGGATGCTTGACGTTCTTAAGGGGCTACAAAATCCCTTATATAAAAGTATTACGGAAGAAGAGCGGCGCATGAGTAATATAAAAAAACAGATGGACCGCGCCAGGCTTATGGGAGTTGGTGCTTTTTGGGAAAATATGATCAAGGAAAGCGAAACCAGGATCCAGAATTTAAAGCGAGAGGCTGTTAAACCGGGGTATGATAGCCAGGAGGTGGACGAAGCGTTGTTCAGCCTGGCCAATGGAACTGTAAAAGGGTTTAAACTTTATTTTAAGACTTCTCCTGATGTATTTGTAAGTTTTAAACTAACAGATCAAGATATAGACGTCATGTTGCAATACGATGCGGCTGCCTATGAGGAATACGGAAACACTTTTCGGAAAACGAATCAGTTTAAGAATTTGGGCTTTCAGTTGGAGGGTGATCATTGGATATATCATTATCCAGTGAATAAGTTTAAAGATGCTTTAGAGATCAAGACTATGTTGGCCCGTTTAATTTATGATGTGTTTTATTACGATAGTAGGTATGATGTTGCAAGAATTGTTTATGATTAATGTTAAAGTCATGAAAAATTTAACTTCTGAAAATCAAAGCCGGGCGGTTTTGCTGACTTAATTTTTATTTCGTGAAAAAAATGTAAAATACAACGAGAGCGTTAATTTTAGCGGGAGCATCCATTCGTGGTTGTTCCCGCTTTTTTTTTCAGTATTAAGCGATTGAAATCTTAACTTTAACCATGAGGTTTGAAGTTTATTTGCCTTGCAGGGAGTTGCTGCCCTACGTAAAGCAGCTGGTTATTTCTGAAAATGAAAATGCTGCCACTTATACCGTGTTGCCTGATACTGCACTGGTAATCGGCTTT
This window encodes:
- a CDS encoding DUF6266 family protein, coding for MGIQHLGAFGGFVNKTGALVGHRTGGQNVITAIPHPSNKPPTTAQLNQRAKFRLLGSFLRRMTVLIRVGFEESRLQKQSAFSAAFKENYYNAITGVAPNFTINYPMLVYSKGILSGPYTASALAVAGSKIEVTWTAQIATGVGEATDKITVVAYNPAKKQFAMLAGAALRSALTFNLQVPPDWAGDGCHVWASMVSTDGKKASDSQYLGLHTIL
- a CDS encoding DUF6266 family protein yields the protein MAVYNKGIFGACKGKIGKLVFYELNGKQVVRTQGKHNRQATVLQLQNRAELNAVMQFLKPIREFVNAGFEKAARGSTKSAYNVAVSYNKRNAVTGTYPDVTIRYESAGLTEGTMNRADAPAVELTTAGLSFSWACPPDLPWPRPNDQVMLLAYFPELQSAEYILYGVARFECAAILSLPAALLTEHMEVYISFIAQDRKQVANSSYLGRFN
- a CDS encoding DUF6266 family protein, whose protein sequence is MGVLRKGIFDGFENKTGALIGRRVKGKNVISAVPHSAAKTRTPAQLDQQLQFKRVVAFMRSFNELIAIGFAKGKNKGNAFNAAVKFNYKHLIGGTSDQAGIACQKLVYSRGCLAGPLAPLISLGTDEIWVSWQQDRQHLFNLGSDKASFLVYCPEKNLVLKFVDVERRAALAYSINLPPGTTGAQCYVFMSFRSADGKNVSDSRFIGLINI
- a CDS encoding CHAP domain-containing protein; protein product: MATINFFMGIVCLGVINWHSLHSHSFITFKTYNYEKENNRQNVIEIARKEIGIRETAENSGPRINQYLACVGFKKAAPWCAAFCSWCFRQAGLARPRTAWSPGLFTPARTVKTAKAALVMGIYFPSLQRIGHCGIVERVQGSLVFCIEGNTNVAGSREGDAVLRKARHYRSIAKYAEWL